The Carassius gibelio isolate Cgi1373 ecotype wild population from Czech Republic chromosome A8, carGib1.2-hapl.c, whole genome shotgun sequence genome contains the following window.
CTGAGAATGGTTAATGTCCCTATCTTCCATCTATTTCCATTTTCAATGTTTCTTTTCTCTCTGAGAAAAAGATGTTGATGAGATCTGGACACTGTCACTTATACAAATCTGAAAAGTAACAAAAGACAGATACAAAATTAGACATGAAGTAACAATATCAGTTGTTTATGAAGATAAATAAGAGCcagcaaaacagacaaaaaatacTTGGTGCACTTTTAAAGGTGaaagataaaaattattttacaaacatgtgtCTTCCTCTTCACTGAAGATGTTGACAACATAGCAGGCAAATACAAATCCCAGGGcctacatacaaacaaacaaagcaacagATTCAGTACATGTTCTGTACAAGTAAATTTTTATGAGTGATTCTGAATTTGTGTATTAGTGTATGTGAATGTATCACAGAAAATTTTAAGCAGATGTGTAAAATGTTCATATTAAAAATTtaagaacattatttttcaacattattaCAATTGCCTACTTATTTGTAGGTAACAAAAAACTATGCCTGACAGCAGCATATGGAAGACatgttcaggaaacctgtttgaaaacaatcattatttcTGCACACTTCAGTGTTAACAGATAAGTTTTAGGGTCTTACAGAAATGAACAGTTGCAGGAAGCTGTGCATAACTTCGATGTACTGATACTCTAATACACAGCCCAGCTCAGAGACCCGAGCAGGACTTTCCagatgctgccatctagtggtgggGAGGTTTCTGCTCTCACAGCCTGGACCGTTGTCCTTCCACCATGAGCGATGAGACGAAAGTCCCAGTGACAGATAATCACTGTCCTAAAAGAGCACAGCACAAAAATGCCTAAATATTCTTAATTtcaataacattatttaatttaatgccgTAGTACTGAGGAAACATAGTGTATGTTTAAAATGGTGTTTAATCCTGTTCATATGTGGTTTGTAAGCCTATACCCACAGTGAATGCATGAATGTATGTGAACTTGGTTTAGCACTAGACTGACCCATAGGAAAAGAGCAATGTGGCACTTTACCTTTGAAAGCCCTCCAAGATCCAGATAAAGGCAACAGATGAAGACATTCCAAGTCACCCAAAATACAATCCAGACTATATACTAAGAGAAAAGGAAAGAACATAATTATAATGGTCATCagagacttaaaaaaattatgttggaaCCACATCTACTTAACTATGTAAGACAAAACTCCATATCTGGGTAAACAACCAAATTACTGCATtaggcacgcacacacacacacacacacacacacacacacacacacacacacacacacatatatatatatatatatatttgctcacCAGGGTATatattaaacagtaatattgtgaatattactacactttaaaataacagttttctatctgaatatatataatttttttatttattccttaagaaacataataataataaaattatcaaCTTTGAAAACTTTGTAccgctcaatatttttgtggaaactgaaatacatttttttacttttcaggaATTTTTTGATGAACAGTAAGACCAGAAGAACAGTATTTGTAACAATATGTTGTAACACTACTGTCATATTTTTTCAGTTTAGCgcatttttgctaaaaaaaaaaaaaaaacatttatactttttaacattattttttttataaagaaatccatacatttaatcataataatcaataaaaaatgtatcatttaatttaatacatttattttaataaaaacttttttattttaatacattcatccatctatatatttttgtcttttcttttcatctttttatatttaataccagtattttataaattaagtataaataatatatttttattgtaatgtatttttagttaaaattttgatttaaaaaaacaaattttataaaatgttatattatttaacataCCTATCAAAGTTcaacagttattaaaaaaatgtagtgaCGTAAATACAGTACAAACCAAAACGACATAGCGGGGCTTATACTGGACTGTCCCAAACAAGCCCAATATCACCACAATGATGTGCAGGAAGTTGACAAGGATGGGCGCCCACTGGTAACCTAGAAAGTCAAACACCTGTCTCTCCACAGCAGTGATCTAAAGAAATAAAAGACAGAGAATATAATATGATCTAGATCTCTACACattgttaaaacaataaaaccacCAGCTACTTTGCATATACACAACCAAAAAACACCCTCATGCTGCCCCAAACACAATAACGATGGAGACCCCATCTCTCTTTCCCAGAGACACACAATCAAAACCCCCACCTCTGTCTTTCCACATGCTGGCTTTTTACTCAGGGGTTGCCAGGGTAACAGAGCCAGTGGGGTACAAAGCTTGTGACAGAGAAATAGAGAGTGAGAGGTGCAGAAAGAGAAAAGGAGGGCAGGAGGGAGAAAGGGTGAGTGATAGGAGATGAGGGCTCTCCTTGGAGGTCAGAGGCTCAGTGAGGGGAGATGTATGACTCAGATGGGAGGTGCTGGGTGTGGGGGGGATGCTGCTCCTCTCATAAAGCTTCACTGCAGCAGTCATAAACCCTCTCTCTCCCACTAAGCACCCATCCCCCATACAACCTCTCTCTGTTTGCCATAATGCTGCTGTGTACCAGCTGTTCCCAGAGGTTCCACCTCAGATCAACCACTCGTAGCATGTCTTCACCACAGTCCCCATCCGCTGTGTTCCAACATGAAGTGAGCTGACTTTAACGAgccaaacataaaaacataaaacagtgagATGTTTCACAGATACCTGTCAAGGAGATCCACTGCGTATCACagtttcatgttttatttctctCATACAAAAACTATAGCTTCAGAAGAATATATTTTCTCAACACTGAAAGCATTAGTTTCTTTATAATTGGTCAGAAAAGAGCATGGAAACCATGATGAGCTATTCCGATCATGCAACAAATATCTAATCCATAGAAGTGAATAGTCTCcaactcatttgaaatacttaaaggaaaaacaaaaccaCAATTATAGACAGTGGCTGAACCTGTTGATATAGTTGAGATGAAGGATGAAGGTTCAGCCAGGACTTATAGGTGCCAAAATGTTACACAAAATCAGACATGGTATGGCAGACATGCAGCAGACCTCTCCTCTTCTATTCATTGGCAGAAAAAGATGTGAAATGCCGAATTGAATTAGCTAAACTGATTAAACCATACAGCTATATTTCCTGTCTGAGCCACCCTGCGAACAAATATACACAACTGTAA
Protein-coding sequences here:
- the LOC128018702 gene encoding sodium/potassium-transporting ATPase subunit beta-1-interacting protein 3-like isoform X1 gives rise to the protein MGCCSGRSVLMFFCALQLITAVERQVFDFLGYQWAPILVNFLHIIVVILGLFGTVQYKPRYVVLYIVWIVFWVTWNVFICCLYLDLGGLSKDSDYLSLGLSSHRSWWKDNGPGCESRNLPTTRWQHLESPARVSELGCVLEYQYIEVMHSFLQLFISALGFVFACYVVNIFSEEEDTYLYK
- the LOC128018702 gene encoding sodium/potassium-transporting ATPase subunit beta-1-interacting protein 3-like isoform X2; translated protein: MGCCSGRSVLMFFCALQLITAVERQVFDFLGYQWAPILVNFLHIIVVILGLFGTVQYKPRYVVLYIVWIVFWVTWNVFICCLYLDLGGLSKDSDYLSLGLSSHRSWWKDNGPGCESRNLPTTRWQHLESPARVSELGCVLEYQYIEVMHSFLQLFISALGFVFACYVVNIFSEEEDTCLFV